The following is a genomic window from Amycolatopsis australiensis.
GCCGTAGGTGCGCTGGGCCAGCTCGTTCGCCGTGTAGGTGTCGGCGGGCGACGGCGTGCCGTTGATCGCGTTGTAGGAGGTCATCAGGCCGGACACGTGCGCGTCCTGGATCAGGTGCCGGAACTGCGCGGTGTAATAGTCCCGGATGTTCGCCTCGGTGGTGTCCGAGGAGTCCGCGTGCCGGTCGTTCTCGACGTTGTTGAGCGCGTAGTGCTTGGCGGTGGCCGCGACCTTGAGGTAGGGCGTCAGCGGCCGGCCGTCCGGGGTCTGGCCCTGGTAGCCGTTGACGAACGCGCCGGCCATCTTCGACACCAGGTACGGGTCCTCGCCGAACCCTTCGTCGGTCCGGCCCCACCGGGGGTCGCGGTCCAGGTTCACCGTCGGCGCCCAGTAGGTCAGCGAGCCGTAGCCGGCGCGGTCCGGGCCGATGTTGTTCTGCGCGACGCCCCACAGCGACTTGTCCAGCATGCCGCGGGCTTCGTCGGAGATCGCCGTGGTCTCCTGGTAGATCAGGTCCGGGTCCCACGACATGGTGCTCGCCAGGTTGGTCGGGAAGCTCGTGGCGTGCACCCCGCCGGTCGCCGTGCCGTGGTTCGTGTTCGCGCCGAGCGTGTTGAGGCCGTGCTGGCCCTCGCTCCAGTAGGTGTACTGCTGCACGCCGAGCCGCGGGATGGCGGGCGCGCTGTTGGTGTGCAGCTGCAGCACCTTCTCGGGCAGCGTCATGCGGGAGACGAGGTCGGCGGCCCGCTCGGCGAAGCTGTAGTGGGGGTCGCGGTAGACCGGCAGCGTGTCCGGCGGCGTGGCAGCGGCCGCGCACGGCACGAGCGCGGCCGCGGTCATCGTCGCGGCGAGCAGCGAAACGGCGGTGCGCCGCGCCCGTCGCCGGCCGGGGAGGAGCAAGGACATCGGATCTCCCGCACAGAGGGTCGGGGCTGGCGGTGGCCCAGCCGGAACCGCCATCGTGCGCGGAAACCCGTTGCGTGACAAGCGATCCGCGACGGCGCGCGAGGTCGTCCCTCGTCGGGGCCGGATCGCGGATGTAACTTTCACCGTGACCGGAGATCCGCCAGGAGACCGTCGAGAGCCTGCGTGAGGGCTTCGACGTTGGCCGGGGTGAACCAGGTGGTGCGGATGCGCTCGTTGTTGCCCTGCGGTGTCTCGTGGTCGGCCGCGAGCCGGGCGAGCGAACGCGTCTCGTCGCCCAGGGAGCGGCCGACGCCTTGGAAGAGCCCGCGGACGTAGCGGTCGGCGTCGCCGGGCGAGATGCCGTGGCCGGTGGCCCAGGAGGCGAGCGCGGCGAGGTACGCGTAGTGCGTGGTCAACGTCCCGGTCAGTGCGGAGAGGACGTCGAAGGCGGCCTCGTCGGCAACGGGCAGCGCTCCGCCCAGCCGGGCGAAGAACGCGTCCACCTCCGGATGCGACGGGTGCACCACCGTGACGGAGCGGCGCTCCCGGACGGTGGGCAGCGGGATGGCCCTGACCAGCGTGGTGCCGGCGCCGAGCGTCCGGCGCAGGTCGTCGTGGCCGACGCCGGCCATCACGTTGACCACGATCTTGCCGTCCACGCGCACACCGGCCAGTGCGTCGCGCCAATCCCGGCGGCGCACCGCGAGGATCACCAGCTCGGCCCGGTCCACGACTTCCTGGTTGCCGGCGCACACCTCGACACCCTCGTGACGCTCGGCCAGCTCCGCGGCCGTGCGGGCGCCGCGAGGGG
Proteins encoded in this region:
- a CDS encoding NAD(P)-binding domain-containing protein, whose product is MTDAHHEPAGRPRPRWLPASPWRSSCCGHGTHRGGTTRESVGIIGVGEIGRAVVAGLRHGDGRWCFLSPRGARTAAELAERHEGVEVCAGNQEVVDRAELVILAVRRRDWRDALAGVRVDGKIVVNVMAGVGHDDLRRTLGAGTTLVRAIPLPTVRERRSVTVVHPSHPEVDAFFARLGGALPVADEAAFDVLSALTGTLTTHYAYLAALASWATGHGISPGDADRYVRGLFQGVGRSLGDETRSLARLAADHETPQGNNERIRTTWFTPANVEALTQALDGLLADLRSR